The following are encoded together in the Bos javanicus breed banteng chromosome X, ARS-OSU_banteng_1.0, whole genome shotgun sequence genome:
- the PDHA1 gene encoding pyruvate dehydrogenase E1 component subunit alpha, somatic form, mitochondrial, whose amino-acid sequence MRKMLAAVSRVLSGVAQKPASRVLVASRHFANDATFEIKKCDLHRLEEGPPVTTVLTREDGLKYYRMMQTVRRMELKADQLYKQKIIRGFCHLCDGQEACCVGLEAGINPTDHLITAYRAHGFTFTRGLSVREILAELTGRRGGCAKGKGGSMHMYAKNFYGGNGIVGAQVPLGAGIALACKYNGKDEVCLTLYGDGAANQGQIFEAYNMAALWKLPCIFICENNRYGMGTSVERAAASTDYYKRGDFIPGLRVDGMDILCVREATKFAAAYCRSGKGPILMELQTYRYHGHSMSDPGVSYRTREEIQEVRSKSDPIMLLKDRMVNSNLASVEELKEIDVEVRKEIEDAAQFATADPEPPLEELGYHIYCNDPPFEVRGANQWIKFKSIS is encoded by the exons GCAAGCAGAGTGCTGGTGGCATCTCGTCATTTTGCAAATGATGCTACTTTTGAAATTAAG AAATGTGATCTTCACCGGCTGGAAGAGGGCCCTCCTGTTACTACAGTGCTTACCAGGGAGGATGGGCTCAAATACTACAGGATGATGCAGACCGTTCGCCGAATGGAGTTAAAAGCAGATCAGCTgtataaacagaaaattattcgTGGTTTCTGTCACTTGTGTGATGGTCAG GAAGCTTGTTGTGTAGGCCTGGAGGCCGGCATCAACCCCACAGACCATCTGATCACAGCGTACCGGGCTCATGGCTTTACCTTTACTCGTGGACTCTCTGTCCGGGAGATCCTTGCAGAGCTTACAG GACGAAGAGGTGGTTGTGCTAAAGGAAAAGGAGGATCAATGCATATGTATGCCAAGAATTTCTACGGAGGCAATGGCATCGTGGGAGCTCAG GTGCCCCTGGGAGCTGGGATTGCTCTGGCCTGTAAGTATAATGGAAAAGACGAGGTCTGTTTGACTTTGTACGGCGATGGCGCTGCTAATCAG GGTCAGATATTCGAAGCTTACAATATGGCAGCTTTGTGGAAATTGCCTTGTATTTTCATCTGTGAGAATAACCGCTATGGGATGGGAACATCTGTGGAAAGAGCAGCAGCCAGCACTGATTACTACAAGAGAGGCGACTTTATTCCTGGGCTGAGG GTAGATGGAATGGATATCCTGTGTGTCCGGGAGGCCACAAAATTTGCAGCTGCCTATTGTAGATCTGGAAAG GGGCCTATACTGATGGAGCTGCAGACTTACCGTTACCATGGACACAGCATGAGTGATCCTGGAGTGAG TTACCGTACCCGAGAAGAGATTCAGGAAGTTAGAAGTAAGAGTGACCCTATCATGCTCCTCAAGGACAGGATGGTGAACAGCAATCTCGCCAGTGTTGAAGAACTAAAG GAAATTGATGTGGAAGTGAGAAAAGAAATTGAGGATGCTGCTCAGTTTGCTACTGCTGATCCTGAACCACCTTTGGAAGAACTCGGCTATCACATTTACTGCAACGATCCACCTTTTGAAGTCCGGGGTGCAAACCAGTGGATCAAGTTTAAGTCCATCAGTTAA